In Vitreoscilla filiformis, the genomic stretch GTTCACACCGGCGCAGATGGAGTAGGAGCGGCGCACGTCCTGCCCGCCCACCTCGGCGCGCAGGGTGAGGTACTGGCCTTGGGTGAAGCGGAAAGTGTCGGCCAACTCGGGCGGCACGTCGAAGCTCACCACAACCGCCTCATCGGTTTCCGGGGACACGTCGCGCACATGCAAGGGGTGGAAATGCAGGCTCATGGGGGAATTCCTGTTCTTTTCAAATCGGCTTAGATCGGCTTGAAATGCTCGAACGGTTCTTGGCAGGCCAAGCAGCGGTAAAGCGCCTTGCAAGCAGTGGAGCCAAAGGCCGAGAGGCGCTCGGTGCGCGGGCTGTCGCAGCGCGGGCAGGGCACGCTCTCGCGCAGACGCGGCAGCCAGCGCACGGGCACCGCGCCTTCCGGACGTTGCACCGGACCGGGCGGGGCGATGCCGTATTCGCGCAGCTTGCGTTTGCCGTCTTCGCTCATCCAGTCGGTCGTCCAGGCGGGGGCGCGTTGCAGCGTCACACGCACGGGGGCGAAGCCCGCCGATTCCAGCGCGTCGCGCACGCTTTGGGCGATGACTTCGGTGGCCGGGCAGCCGCTGTAGGTCGGCGTGAGCACCACTTCCAGCGCCTGCGCGCCGTGTTCGGGCTGGGCGCGCAGCTCGCGTACGATGCCCAAATCACACAGCGTCAGCGCCGGCACTTCCGGGTCGGGAACGGTGGCCAGCACGGCCCAGGCCGCCGAGATCCCCGAGGCGTTTTCGCAAGCGTGAGCGTGCATGGTTCTTCAGCCTTCGCGGGTTACCAAACGCCGCCGGGGTAGGCGCGTTGCAGGTGCTGCATCTGCGCCAGCAAGTGGCCCATGTGCTCGCTGTGGCGGCCTTGTTTGCCTTGCGGCACAAAGCGGCCCGGCGCCGGGGCGGCCAGCGTGGCGGCTTGCAGGATGCTGTGCATCTCAGCCTCCCACCCTTCGCGCAGCTCGCTCCAAGCGGGGCCGAGGCCCGACGCCGAAGCGGCTTCGTCCACCGCATCTGCCGCGAACATCTCGTTCACGTAGGGCCAGAGCATGTCCAGCGCAGCCACCATGCGGCGCTGGCTTTCCTCGGTGCCATCGCCCAGGCGCACCACCCAATCGGCAGCGTGCTCTTGGTGATAACGCGCTTCCTTCACCGCCTTGGCAGCGATGGCAGCCAGTTCGGCGTCCGACGAAGCGGTCAGGCGCGTCCACATCTGCTTCAACAGCGTGGCCACCATGCAGTTGCGCAGCACGGTGAAAGCGAAGTCCCCACGCGGCAGCTCCACCAGAGTGAGGTTGAAGTAATCGCGCTCGTCACGCAGGAAAGCGAGCTGGTCTTCGTCAAACGCCGCGCCGTTGGCACCCGAAACCCCGGCTTGCGCCGCGAGCTGGCCGGCGCGGGTCAGCACCCCACGCGCTTGGCCCACCAAGTCCAGCGCCATGTTGGTGAGCGCAATGTCTTCTTCGAGGATGGGCGCGTGGCCGCACCACTCGCCCAGGCGCTGGGCCAGGATCAGGCAGGTATCGCCCAGGCGCAGCAGGTAATTCACATCGGCGGGCACCGAGCCAGCGCCGCGCAGTTGGATGGAGGCTTGCATCAGACGTGCCCTCTCACATGTGGTTCACGGCGTCGGGCAGGGTGTAGAAGGTGGGGTGGCGGTACACCTTGTCTTCCATCGGGTCGAAGTACATGTCTTTGTCGCCCGGGTCGCTGGCCACGATCTGGTCGGCACGCACCACCCAGACGCTGGAACCTTCTTGGCGGCGGGTGTAGACATCCCGCGCCATCTGGATCGCCAGCTTGGCGTCCGGCGCGTGCAGGCTGCCACAGTGTTTGTGATCCAGGCCGGCTTTGCTGCGCACGAACACTTCCCACAGCGGCCATTCGTTGCGGTTCGGGGTCTGCTCTGCTGAACTCATGATGGATTCCTTGAAGACTGAATGCGAAGGGCTGGATCGCTCAGGCCGCCTGGGCCTGGGTTTGCTGCTTGCGCTGGTGCGCCAGGGCGGCTTCGCGCACCCAGGCGCCGTCCTCCCAAGCCTTGACGCGGGCGTTCAGGCGTTCGCGGTTGCAGGGGCCGTCACCGCCCACCACGCGCCAGAACTCGTCCCAATCGATGGCGCCGAAGTCGTAGTGGCCGCGCTCGGCGTTCCACTTCAGCTCCGGGTCGGGCAGGCTGATGCCCAGCACCTTGGCTTGCTCGACGGTGGCATCGACAAACTTTTGGCGCAAATCGTCATTGCTGATGCGCTTGATGCCCCAGCGCATGGACTGCGCGCTGTGGACGCTCTCGCCATCGGGCGGGCCGAACATCATCAAACAGGGCCACCACCAGCGGTTCACCGCGTCTTGCAC encodes the following:
- the paaD gene encoding 1,2-phenylacetyl-CoA epoxidase subunit PaaD, translating into MHAHACENASGISAAWAVLATVPDPEVPALTLCDLGIVRELRAQPEHGAQALEVVLTPTYSGCPATEVIAQSVRDALESAGFAPVRVTLQRAPAWTTDWMSEDGKRKLREYGIAPPGPVQRPEGAVPVRWLPRLRESVPCPRCDSPRTERLSAFGSTACKALYRCLACQEPFEHFKPI
- the paaC gene encoding 1,2-phenylacetyl-CoA epoxidase subunit PaaC → MQASIQLRGAGSVPADVNYLLRLGDTCLILAQRLGEWCGHAPILEEDIALTNMALDLVGQARGVLTRAGQLAAQAGVSGANGAAFDEDQLAFLRDERDYFNLTLVELPRGDFAFTVLRNCMVATLLKQMWTRLTASSDAELAAIAAKAVKEARYHQEHAADWVVRLGDGTEESQRRMVAALDMLWPYVNEMFAADAVDEAASASGLGPAWSELREGWEAEMHSILQAATLAAPAPGRFVPQGKQGRHSEHMGHLLAQMQHLQRAYPGGVW
- the paaB gene encoding 1,2-phenylacetyl-CoA epoxidase subunit PaaB, which produces MSSAEQTPNRNEWPLWEVFVRSKAGLDHKHCGSLHAPDAKLAIQMARDVYTRRQEGSSVWVVRADQIVASDPGDKDMYFDPMEDKVYRHPTFYTLPDAVNHM